The Candidatus Hydrogenedentota bacterium genome has a window encoding:
- the pseG gene encoding UDP-2,4-diacetamido-2,4,6-trideoxy-beta-L-altropyranose hydrolase, with protein sequence MTDAPPVIFLCDATPEIGLGHVSRCVALAEAFQEQGKRSLFHGKLEAGAADLIQQAGFAYEAIDSTLGECDRPALVRALVAHQPCALVVDSYAVDSHDVSILGTAGVPVVVIDDFARLDRYDCTAVLNFGVAATQLPYRGSAKRWLLGLEYLLVRRALRTARQKRVPAKGALRHVLVCIGGSDRQNLTLRVARMLRASNYEGALHVVVGASYEDLDGLRRVLREGDRVDVQLPSLAAAMCDADLCICGGGLTKYEAAYLGLPCAVVSQNEDQATETVQFAADGLAFDLGLGESVSDEELVERLEHVFRDEVGRRRVREAGLRAFPNDPTANAATALATLL encoded by the coding sequence ATGACGGACGCACCGCCTGTCATCTTTCTGTGCGATGCCACGCCGGAGATCGGCCTGGGCCATGTGAGCCGGTGTGTAGCGCTTGCGGAAGCGTTCCAGGAGCAGGGCAAACGTTCGTTGTTTCATGGCAAGCTCGAGGCCGGAGCGGCCGACCTGATTCAGCAGGCCGGATTCGCGTATGAGGCAATCGATTCGACGCTCGGCGAATGCGACCGTCCCGCGCTGGTTCGCGCGCTAGTCGCGCATCAACCGTGCGCGTTGGTCGTCGACAGCTATGCCGTGGACTCGCACGACGTGTCCATTCTTGGAACGGCGGGTGTGCCCGTCGTGGTTATCGACGATTTTGCGCGACTCGACCGTTACGATTGCACTGCGGTACTCAACTTCGGGGTCGCCGCGACGCAGCTTCCGTATCGCGGCAGCGCGAAGCGTTGGCTCTTAGGGCTGGAATATCTGTTGGTCCGCCGGGCACTGCGCACCGCCCGGCAGAAGCGCGTGCCCGCGAAGGGCGCATTGCGCCACGTGCTGGTGTGCATCGGCGGCAGCGACCGCCAAAACCTCACGCTTCGCGTTGCGCGAATGCTGCGCGCATCGAACTACGAAGGCGCGTTGCATGTTGTCGTCGGGGCCAGTTACGAAGACCTCGACGGCTTGAGACGTGTGCTCCGGGAAGGAGACCGCGTGGACGTGCAACTGCCGAGTCTTGCCGCGGCGATGTGTGATGCCGATCTCTGCATTTGCGGCGGCGGTCTCACCAAGTATGAAGCGGCGTACTTGGGCCTGCCCTGCGCTGTTGTCTCTCAAAACGAGGACCAAGCCACGGAGACCGTGCAATTCGCCGCCGATGGGTTAGCGTTCGATCTGGGGCTCGGCGAATCGGTGAGCGACGAAGAGTTGGTGGAGCGATTGGAGCACGTATTCAGGGACGAGGTAGGCAGGCGGCGTGTGCGAGAAGCGGGTCTTCGCGCCTTCCCCAACGACCCCACCGCGAACGCGGCGACGGCTCTCGCCACGTTGCTTTGA